In Actinoplanes lobatus, the DNA window CCGAGGGGTTGTCCCGTGTAACGAGAACGTCATGGGAATCTTGAAGTAACAATGCGTACTCAGATGGACCGGATCACCGACGGAGTGATCTTCACCGTGCCGGCCGGCCTGCCCCGGGGCCGGCACGTGCTGGCCCGTGAGCAGGTGGTGGCCGCCCAGCGGGAGCGGATGATGATCGCCGCCACCGAGCTGCTGGCGGCCGGGGGCTACCGGGGCTTCGGGGTGCGCGAGATCTGCGCCCGGGCCGCGGTGTCGAGGGCGGCGTTCTACGAGTGCTTCGCCGACAAGGACGCCTGCGTGCACGCCGCGTACGACCGGTTCATCGCGGTGTTCCTGGACCGCCTGGCGGCGAACCGGGGCGAGGACTGGCCCGGTTGCGTGCGCGAGTTCGTGGCCGCGTACCTGGGCACGCTGGAGAGCGACCTGGTGGCGGCCCGCGCGTTCGGGGTCGAGATGGACGCGCTGGGCCGGGCGGCCCGTGAGCGGCGGCGCGCCGCGCTCACCCACCTGGCCGGGTTCATCCGCGACCTGCGGGAGCGGCGGTTCCCCGGCACGACCGGGGACACCCCGCTGAGCGCCTACATCGGAGCCGTCTACGCGCTGCGGCAGATCGCGTCGGACGCCCTCGACGCCGAACCCGTGCCCGGCCTGTCGGCCCTGATCCCGGAACTGTCCACCTGGCTGTGCCGGATGGTGCAGAGCCCAGCAGAGGAGAGAGTGTGACGATCTGTGCCGCGCCCGCGGACGAGAAGGCCCGCCTCGACGATCTACGGCGGGACACCCCGTCGTCGTTCGGTGCGATGTTCCTGCGGCGCGCCGAGCGTACCCCCGATGAAGTGGCCTATCGGCGACCCGGCAGCGAGGGTGAGTGGATCGCCCAGACCTGGGCGGAGACCGCGTCAGCGGTCCGGGAGATCGCGGCCGGACTGATCACGCTCGGCCTGCGCCCGGAGGACCGGGTGGCGATCGCGGCCGGCACCTGCGTCGAGTGGATCGAGGCGGACTTCGGGGTGATGTGCGCGGGCGGCGCGACCACCACCGTCTACCCGTCGTCGTCGCCGGAGGAGGTGGCGCACGTCCTCACCGACTCGGGCAGCCGGTTCGCGTTCGTGGCGGACGCCGCCCAGGAGGCGAAGGTCGGCCCGCACGTGGAGCGGGTGTTCCGGATGGACGCCCTCGGCGAGCTGCGGGACGCCGGCCGGGAGGCGCTGGCCGCCGATCCGGAACTGGTGCGGCGGACCACCGGCGCGGTCGGCCCGGACGACCTGGCCACGCTGATCTACACCTCCGGCACCACCGGCCTGCCCAAGGGTGTGCGGATCACCCACGGCGCGTGGGTCTACCAGGGCCTGGCGATCCAGGCGATGGGCTTCCTGCGGACCGACGACGTCGGCTACCTGTGGCTGCCGCTGTCGCACGCCTTCGGCAAGGCGCTGCTGGCCTGCCAGCTGTCGGTGGGCTTCGAGTTCGCCGTGGACGGCGACGTGAGCCGGATCGTGCAGCGGCTCGCCGAGGTGCGGCCGACCATCATGCCGGCCGTGCCGCGGATCTTCGAGAAGGTGTACGCCGGGGTCGGCGCGACGGTCGGCGGTGGCCTCAAGGGCCGCCTGTTCGCTTGGGCGATCAAGGCCGGGCACCGCAACGTGCTGGCCGACCGGCTGGTGCTGTCGAAGGTGCGGGCCCGGTTCGGCGGGCGGATGCGGTTCTTCATCTCCGGCGCCGCCGCGCTCTCGCCGGACATCGCGGTCTGGTTCGGCGCGATGGGCCTGCCGATCGCCGAGGGGTACGGGATGACCGAGTCCTGCGCCACCACGGTCTTCAACCGCCCCGAGGCCCCGGAGTACGGCACCGTGGGCCGCCCGCTGCCCGGCACCGACGTACGGATCGCCGAGGACGGGGAGGTCCTGCTGCGCGGCCCCGGCATCATGAGCGGCTACCACGGGCTGGACTCCGGCGAGACCCTGGTGGACGGCTGGCTGCACACCGGCGACATCGGCGAGATCACCGAGGGCGGCTCGCTGCGGATCACCGACCGCAAGAAAGACCTGATCAAGACGTCGAACGGCAAGTACGTGGCCCCGCAGGCGATCGAGGCGAGGTTCAAGGCGATCTGCCCGATGGTGAACCAGATCCTGATCCACGGCGACGGGCGGAAGTTCGTCACCGCGCTGATCGACCTGGATCCGGAGGTCACCCGTACGCCCGAGGTGGAGGCCGAGGTCGCCGCCTGCGTCGAGCGGCTGAACGCCGGTCTCAACCCGTGGGAGACGATCAAGAGGTTCCTGATCCTCGACGAGCACCTGGACGTGGAGAGCGGCCTGCTCACCCCGTCGATGAAGCTGCGCCGCCGGGTGGCCGAGGAGCGCTACCGGTCGCGATTGGACGGTCTCTACACCTAGGGTCCGATCATGCGTCGCAGCCACGACGGTCGCCGACCACGGCGGCCACAGGACGCTGCGGGCGCCGGGCGGCCGTCTGCTCTGCGTGGTGCCGGTGCAGAGCCCGCCCGGCCTGTTCGACGCGGAGGCCAGCACCTGGGCGTGACCTGGGCCGCACCCGGTCCGGCCTGCGCCTATACCGGTTGCGCGATCACATAGGGTTTTGGATGCGTCGATCCATGGGGGAATCAACATGTCGCCATCTCGCCCTGCCCTGCTCGCTCTCGCCACCGTCGCGCTGGCCGCCGGGTGCACCAGCCCGGCCGTCGAGCGGGCATCCACGCCCGCGTCCACGCCGGGCACCGAGTCCACGTCGGCCGCCACCGCGCCGAGCCCGACCGGAACCCCGGCCCGGGACCAGTTGCTCGCCGCGCTGGAGAAGTCACGCACCAGCACCTACCGGTTCAGCGTGACCGGTGACGTGCCGGACAAGCAGAAGGTCGCCGGATCCGGGACGTTCGACCCGAAGGCGAAGCGCCTCAGCGTCAAGTACAAGATCACCGGCAAGGAGACCGACCAGTCCCAGCGGATCGTGGTCGGCACCGACCTGTATTCGCGGGAGAAGAGCAACGAGACCTGGGTGCACCTCGACCTGAAGCGGATCAAGAAGGACTCGCTGTACTGGTTCGACATGACCGACCCGACCGGCCTGTCCCGGTTCACCTCGGCGGTCGACCAGGTCCGCAGCACCGGGCCGAACGCGTACGCCGGCACCCTCGACATCGAGGGCGACAAGTTCAACGAGGGCTTCCTGCCGGTCGGCACCCCGGCCATCTCGGTCTGGTTCGGCGGAAACGCCCAGTTCACCGCGACCACCGACGCGGCCGGCTGGGTCACCTCCATCGGCGTGACGCTGCGCGACAGCGACGGCGCGCTGAAGATGAGCACCCGGCTCAGCGGCCACGGCAAGCCGTCCGGGGTGAAGAAGCCGTCCAACTACGGCGAGGCCTGGGACTTCTACTACGACAAGAAGTAGCGGCCGCGGTCACATGTCGAAGAGGTCGGCGGCCCGGGTGGCGCGCAGCAGCCATCGCAGGTGCGGCTGCGGATCGTGCAGGTGGCAGGTCGCCTGCCGGGCCTCCGCCACCCGCCGGGCCGCCACCAGCATCCGCAACCCGGCCGCGTCGCAGAAATCCACGCCGGCCACGTCGATGTGGATCTGCCGGACCGGGTCGCCGAGACCGATCAGGTCGTGCACCCGGGTCAGGTCGTAGAGCTGGGTCTGCAACGCCTCCACCGACATGGCGTCCAGGCTGCCCTGGAGGGTGATCAGCAGACGGTCGCCCTCCCGGCTGCCGGCGATCCGGGTCCCGGTCACGACGGACCCTCCGGGCGCGATCGGATGATCGCCCAGACCAGCTTGCCGCCGCGGGCCGGCAGGGCGCCCCACGCCGACGCCGCCGACCCGACGATCCGCAGCCCCAGGCCCCGGTCGACCAGCGACGGACCGAGCGGGCCGGGCACCGGATCGCAGACCCGGGGCAGCACCAGGTCACCGTCGTAGACGGCCAGGTGCAGGGCGGCCGCCGGCCCGGAGCCGCGCGACGACACCACCACCTCGATGTCGGTGCCGGCGTGCTCGGCCGCGTTCACCACCAGCTCGGAGATCACCAGGCGGGCCCGCTCGCACAGGTGGCCCAGGCCCCAGCCGGAGCAGGCGTCGGACACCAGTGACCGGGCCTGCATCGCGGCCGCCGGGTCCGGGGGCAGGGCCAGGTGCAGCCGGTCCGGCAGCGCGTTCCGGCCGGACAGGGCGGCCCGCGCCTGGGAAACGGTCGCGTACAGCACCAGCCAGTCCCGGGCGCCGAGTCGCCGCAGCCGCCGGGCCACCGGCGCGTTCGCCGGCACGCAGACGGCGACCGCGACCGGCGGTTGCAGGGCGGCCCCCTGGGCGCACGCGGTCAGCCACAGCGGCGCGCTCACCGCGTGCGG includes these proteins:
- a CDS encoding TetR/AcrR family transcriptional regulator, yielding MRTQMDRITDGVIFTVPAGLPRGRHVLAREQVVAAQRERMMIAATELLAAGGYRGFGVREICARAAVSRAAFYECFADKDACVHAAYDRFIAVFLDRLAANRGEDWPGCVREFVAAYLGTLESDLVAARAFGVEMDALGRAARERRRAALTHLAGFIRDLRERRFPGTTGDTPLSAYIGAVYALRQIASDALDAEPVPGLSALIPELSTWLCRMVQSPAEERV
- a CDS encoding AMP-dependent synthetase/ligase, translated to MTICAAPADEKARLDDLRRDTPSSFGAMFLRRAERTPDEVAYRRPGSEGEWIAQTWAETASAVREIAAGLITLGLRPEDRVAIAAGTCVEWIEADFGVMCAGGATTTVYPSSSPEEVAHVLTDSGSRFAFVADAAQEAKVGPHVERVFRMDALGELRDAGREALAADPELVRRTTGAVGPDDLATLIYTSGTTGLPKGVRITHGAWVYQGLAIQAMGFLRTDDVGYLWLPLSHAFGKALLACQLSVGFEFAVDGDVSRIVQRLAEVRPTIMPAVPRIFEKVYAGVGATVGGGLKGRLFAWAIKAGHRNVLADRLVLSKVRARFGGRMRFFISGAAALSPDIAVWFGAMGLPIAEGYGMTESCATTVFNRPEAPEYGTVGRPLPGTDVRIAEDGEVLLRGPGIMSGYHGLDSGETLVDGWLHTGDIGEITEGGSLRITDRKKDLIKTSNGKYVAPQAIEARFKAICPMVNQILIHGDGRKFVTALIDLDPEVTRTPEVEAEVAACVERLNAGLNPWETIKRFLILDEHLDVESGLLTPSMKLRRRVAEERYRSRLDGLYT
- a CDS encoding STAS domain-containing protein, which encodes MTGTRIAGSREGDRLLITLQGSLDAMSVEALQTQLYDLTRVHDLIGLGDPVRQIHIDVAGVDFCDAAGLRMLVAARRVAEARQATCHLHDPQPHLRWLLRATRAADLFDM
- a CDS encoding ATP-binding protein, with amino-acid sequence MSAGSPHLIGWSGDAVADSVLAVIDADTAVIELSVWGGWDRRRSVQARTVLDKCLAEHPTGVIVDLHRLRDPHAVSAPLWLTACAQGAALQPPVAVAVCVPANAPVARRLRRLGARDWLVLYATVSQARAALSGRNALPDRLHLALPPDPAAAMQARSLVSDACSGWGLGHLCERARLVISELVVNAAEHAGTDIEVVVSSRGSGPAAALHLAVYDGDLVLPRVCDPVPGPLGPSLVDRGLGLRIVGSAASAWGALPARGGKLVWAIIRSRPEGPS